The following proteins come from a genomic window of Vidua chalybeata isolate OUT-0048 chromosome 2, bVidCha1 merged haplotype, whole genome shotgun sequence:
- the LOC128783605 gene encoding organic solute transporter subunit alpha-like, whose product MEGEANGTLHPSCGSSEPPYSEELLRSLDLPGRFLFATLTLMTLIAILVFIEEAVYIYRKIPSSKRSIIIWINAAAPVISTTSCIGMWVPRSTMFTDFTAGIFFAIVIHKFLMMMIKECGGQKVLLRRFENGHFTITTGPCCCCCLCLPRVPITRQTLFWLKLGTFQFAVFRPVLIFLSIVLWTNGNYVLYNLSPKGPALWISCFIGALTLFALWAVGIMFRKVRILLKCKNIIPKFALYQFIVILNHLQTTIINIFATQKIIPCAPPLSSTARGSYIAQQLLIMEMFLITVISRVVYRRKYHDLEPPECVAEEAGDKKQTPKIILNGAVVEDALPKI is encoded by the exons ATGGAGGGCGAGGCGAACGGGACCTTGCACCCCTCCTGCGGCTCCAGCGAGCCGCCCTACTCGGAGGAGCTTCTCCGGA gcCTTGACCTACCAGGGAGATTTCTCTTTGCAACCTTGACTCTGATGACGCTCATTGCCATTCTGGTGTTTATAGAGGAAGCAGTCTACATCTACAGGAAAATCCCCTCTTCCAAAAGATCAATCATAATTTGGATTAATGCTGCAGCTCCA GTGATCTCTACTACTTCATGCATTGGCATGTGGGTTCCTCGCTCAACAATGTTTACAGATTTCACAGCAGGAAT ATTTTTTGCCATAGTTATCCACAAGTtcctgatgatgatgattaaaGAGTGTGGAGGGCAGAAGGTGCTCCTCAGACGGTTTGAAAATGGTCACTTCACCATCACCACcggcccctgctgctgctgctgcctctgcctccctcGTGTGCCCATCACCAG GCAAACCCTCTTTTGGCTGAAGCTGGGCACCTTTCAGTTTGCTGTCTTTCGGCCTGTGCTCATATTTTTATCAATAGTGCTTTGGACTAATGGCAATTACGTTCTTTACAAT TTGTCTCCCAAAGGACCTGCGCTATGGATCAGCTGCTTCATTGGTGCCCTCACCCTTTTTGCCCTGTGGGCAGTAGGAATCATGTTTCGAAAAGTTAGGATTCTCCTTAAGTGTAAGAACATTATCCCAAAGTTTGCTCTTTATCAG TTTATTGTCATTCTGAACCACCTGCAGACCACTATTATCAACATATTCGCCACACAAAAAATCATCCCCTGTGCTCCACCACTCTCCTCTACAGCAAGAGGATCAT ataTTGCCCAACAGCTGCTCATCATGGAAATGTTTCTGATAACTGTAATCTCGAGGGTGGTCTATCGGAGAAAATACCATGACCTAGAGCCTCCAGAGTGTGTGGCTGAAGAAGCCGGGGACAAGAAGCAGACTCCTAAGATTATCCTGAATGGTGCAGTTGTTGAAGATGCATTGCCAAAGATTTAG